caataatcattcctatatatacacatatatatatatatatagattccATACATATACTTCCTTCCTGCCATACGGATTTAGTTTGCTGTTAATTAATCAAGGACTAAAGTAAGTTAtcgtatattaattattttatttaaataaaatctcaccttaatttaaatttgaatttgaatttaaataaaaaacaaaaatataatttctacTCCAACGGACTCCTGAATATTTACATCATATAACGACACAAAAACTCTAGACCCAGCACCTGGGACCCAGGACCTCAGAATTTAACATCAAGACCCgagacaaaatatattttgaaataaatatcaagagaaagtttttcaaaaaaaaatatttaaattctgacAGTGACTTGACTGTTGATTAATTTagaaactaattaaattattaaattataatttcacttacatttaaatatttatattataattcttTCTTGCATTGCAATTCTTATCactgttttttttctacgtAATAAACTGCGCATAAAATAATACTACTTATTCATtgctaatattattattatatgaagagtttgaatgataaataatgaaaccGTGTGAGGTATGTagtcttatattttatagagaCCTGTTGCCAcgtttattcatatatatacatatataataccaaaactaaaatttaaatttagaacCAACATTCAGGGCTGTATGCACtgggattatttatttaagtcatttaaatatttatttttgccgctatttataatttcttgttTATTACAAATCTTatctattatataataataataataattattattattattatcattatcattattgttatcaacaacaagtttatattttgtttacaagAACTGGCTCCAGTCAACTGTCCTTGaaatcttttaattaaaataaatttatttatttatgttaataaattaactcatGTCAAgagtttcatatattttttttacaaatcaataaatcggtctttgatatttattttatgataaatactTAGGGTATTTTCTATCGATTGTACggccatatatttttttatgaccaaTGGCATCCAACGCccatttaacttttatttttcattcttttgCTTTCTttattaacgttttttttctttgtttcgatcaaataaaatttttaacactgagtagaaaattttttttttatttaaactaaacttgtctttttttttatgaatcacttaattttttacaaactttgaattccaatttatttaaaatttcacttttAGTTTGAAatcttatgaaattttttgttgctttACAAACGCCCTTAGAAATCTGGAGCAAATCAAGCAAAATACTCGATCTATATATACTTGTATTGTAAACTTTGACTAAAATTACCtctaagataatttttaaaataattttcccagacaaatttaaatttttgaaaaacttaaaaattttatgcggATTTTCTCgcgggttttttaaattcagaatATCAGGAAAGTTTTACaagttttgtttaaaaaatttttattaaatcttataaacaaatttaataaatttaagtgtGAGCGTATTTTGGTTTCATATTGTctgcatataaattttaaccgAAATTCTTTACGTGAAAATCGATATACTGCATAAGTAGGTGacaaaagtaataaacaaatacCGTTTGTTGTCAAATGGGGTCAGTCaatttcaatcaaataaaaaaaactcatatgaatatttgataaaaaaaaaactaataaaattttatcattaatatactgcattaaaaaaatatgaattttttttttctgtccctCAAGTAAAAGAACGAAATTTTCCATGCCCCATTTCCACTAGCAATGGaaactgtcaaaaaaaaaaaaataataaaatgaaacttgCCAGATTTTATTGCAACAAAATCTGTGCTTTATtccttagaaaaattttattcaaaaatatctgaaaacCCGTTTAAGAACAAgtcaataaatgaatttttttactatccaTAAAAGCCGGccataattatcaaaatatttgagaTCTCACTCATCAAGTTactcatatattatttaaaaaaaaaaaaattataacatatTTCTTCTGTTATTCATTTACTTTACATTGATTTTGTTTCACATACGTCATTACTTATTATTCTTATCACAACTATTTAACTCACGaacatgaatttatttaaattatgcattactaattaaaaaaaaaaaaaaaaaaaattacctcatAGTCCTCTAATAAAAATCTATCGATAAAACTAAtcgataacaaaataaaaaaaatcgaaatttaatcaagtattttattatttataatctgtattgataaattatttttataaataattatctgttatattttaaaaattaaaaaaaaaatatatatacatgtatatatatatatatatatatatatatatatatatatatatatatgtaaagtaATGTATCGTTTCGAATTAACTTCTGTATTCAACGGTATGAATTTCTTTGAACTATACGTCATACAagtaacatataaatatatgagtatatattcTTCCATTTCATGACATGACTCATATGACATCTATAAAATTCCTGTTAAAGATAAGcgcctaaaaaatttatcgaaattaaataaatcaataaaaatgacattaaatttataatatcataTTAATCTATTGATACATATACCTATTATCTTAATTATGATACGCTCTGAAAATTAACGAAACATTTttgtacaaataatttaaaaaacttgcaCTCAAGGCCAATGACAcagggaaataaaaatatagtttttatacagAGCATgagtacaattttttaaaaaaccattattattatcagcaCTTTAATGTGATAACGTGCTGGTATAATAATATCTAAATGCACTGGTGACATCATTAGTCATACCTGTGTTTATCAGTTAACTATACTGATTGTGATTGCTATTGAGGACAGTCGTACTTTAACAAAAGTTTCGGTACTAactattttcttaataattctatttaattactattattaattaatttatttattttagattttaagATAGAAATGGACAAACAAGGAGTACCGCATTATGATCCGGGTGTTCAACCACCACCACCAGGATTTGCTCCACCGCCGCCATATTCTTCTGGACCTCAACCACCTCCTCAAGCACCTGGTatgaatatttcttttttacttttatggTGTCCTGTTTTTTTggccataaaaaatttaaaaaattttaagtttcttGTCGaatttttagcaataaaatgtaaaattcagaaaaataaatattttatatactggaaattaaatttatatttaaatttcgcggtatttatacaaaatatttaaaaatagtcttatttaatattttaataaaaattacggcaataaattatttgcttaTCTTGTTTCAAACTTCCTTagtagtttttatataatttttttcctcataccagtttttttaaaagactataaatttataagttctgatatttatacttaaaaatgtacaaaaaaataattgtcagggtttttaattttaaattattaataataatttaatttttttacaggagttatttttatacaacaaACAACATTCGGGCCTGATACAATGCGATTAAGTTGTCCTCATTGTCAGCATGACATTTCCACAAGAGTTGAAACGGAAGCGAGCACTAAAACTCATCTTTTTGCTCTACTACTTTGTCTTCTTGGGTAAAATAACCATATGATTAATATCTCATTAATTATCTATATCCTCCGTAATCCAGTctattaaagtataaaaagtttttatcaaaaaataaaaaaaatacatatttattcaaattgtaattaaaaatattgacctTTCAATTTAGCTTTGTAGATTATAATCAAAAGGTCAAGTGTTGCATTAACTGACTACGCGcggagtaaattttttgaataatagtTACTAGACTCTGAGCTTGATAactgttagaaaaaaatacaggAAATATAGTTACAtcacaagtaatttttttaaaaatagactaATACATGAACATCcgct
This genomic window from Microplitis demolitor isolate Queensland-Clemson2020A chromosome 6, iyMicDemo2.1a, whole genome shotgun sequence contains:
- the LOC103575770 gene encoding lipopolysaccharide-induced tumor necrosis factor-alpha factor homolog, giving the protein MDKQGVPHYDPGVQPPPPGFAPPPPYSSGPQPPPQAPGVIFIQQTTFGPDTMRLSCPHCQHDISTRVETEASTKTHLFALLLCLLGCWCCAPCPYCMDSCLVKKHYCPSCKQYLGSYEN